A genomic window from Solanum dulcamara chromosome 11, daSolDulc1.2, whole genome shotgun sequence includes:
- the LOC129873862 gene encoding uncharacterized protein LOC129873862 produces MICMLSQQALASKERLLAIFLMFLCCKLLLKLTGGQMNIVRTASVGTLELMIVDKSEYDLLCTRGSPSPLPLLSSGFGIHMSSLNNLNAIDGSFKLTRYILGCDVYTVKVLQ; encoded by the exons ATGATATGCATGCTTTCCCAACAAGCTTTGGCTTCAAAGGAGAGGCTCTTAGCTATATTTCTTATGTTTCTTTGTTGTAAATTGTTACTAAAACTCACTGGAGGCCAAATGAATATCGTAAG GACGGCAAGTGTTGGTACCTTGGAATTGATGATTGTAGACAAGAG TGAGTATGACCTGCTTTGCACACGTGGTTCTCCTTCCCCATTGCCGCTATTGTCCAGTGGGTTTGGGATTCATATGAGTTCCCTTAATAATTTGAATGCAATCGATGGTTCATTCAAGCTCACTAGATACATCTTAGGTTGTGATGTTTACACAGTGAAG GTCCTTCAATAG